In Tenebrio molitor chromosome 8, icTenMoli1.1, whole genome shotgun sequence, a genomic segment contains:
- the LOC138137272 gene encoding AMMECR1-like protein isoform X2, with protein sequence MAAGCCGTKKQKLNNSSSIPSCNGTSVVPNGISNGTGMVALPEMCFFCFDVLYCHLYNLAPPKTPTFSNDAYPLFVTWKIGKDKRLRGCIGTFNAMNLQSGLREYAVTSAFKDSRFSPVTREEFPKLSVSVSILRHFEDGDDYLDWEVGVHGIRIEFINEKGNKRTATYLPEVASEQGWDQLQTIDSLLRKGGYKAVISNEVRRSIKLTRYQSEKITVTYQDYMNHWNSQRC encoded by the exons ATGGCTGCTGGGTGTTGTGGCACGAAAAAGCAAAAACTTAACAACTCCTCCAGTATTCCATCCTGCAATGGTACTTCAGTCGTGCCGAACGGCATAAGCAACGGAACGGGAATGGTGGCTCTGCCCGAGATGTGCTTCTTTTGTTTTGACGTGTTGTACTGTCATCTTTATAACCTGGCGCCACCGAAGACTCCTACCTTCAGCAACGATGCATA TCCTTTGTTCGTCACCTGGAAAATCGGGAAGGACAAGCGGCTGAGGGGTTGCATCGGGACCTTTAACGCCATGAACCTGCAGTCTGGGCTGAGGGAGTACGCCGTCACCAGTGCTTTCAAGGACTCAAGGTTCAGCCCCGTCACCCGCGAGGAGTTTCCCAAGTTGAGTGTGTCAGTGTCAATACTCAGACATTTCGAGGATGGTGATGACTACCTCGACTGGGAAGTCGGCGTTCACGGCATTCGAATCGAGTTCATCAACGAAAAGGGAAACAAAAGGACCGCGACGTACTTACCCGAAGTCGCATCTGAACAAG GTTGGGATCAGCTGCAGACCATAGACTCTCTCCTCCGAAAGGGCGGTTACAAAGCGGTGATATCGAACGAAGTGCGCCGTAGCATAAAACTGACTCGTTACCAAAGTGAGAAAATAACAGTGACTTACCAGGATTACATGAACCATTGGAACAGCCAGCGCTGCTAG
- the LOC138137274 gene encoding uncharacterized protein, whose translation MALLRKKYGEIPPDAVVLTEEEAFKYQTKILNSWTDQSDVLGYKFGRYFLATASALSGLYINNHYRNKFKLFHYGRLSTYLPLCFLPSAFSMVLHMELVLKDVVLQKRNSCPVCLEMRGSAMQAMVGCAFPLLLAPVACLSLAHRYFTIQIPDVVREPGQLLKFIHGKTKPVANVLFAIFIGQALLGSVVTYWEAQSVITVNRKLALLEQQLENM comes from the exons ATGGCCTTATTACGAAAAAAATACGGTGAAATACCCCCGGACGCCGTTGTTTTAACCGAAGAGGAGGCCTTTAAATACCAgactaaaattttaaacagttGGACGGACCAGAGTGATGT CCTAGGCTACAAATTTGGCCGATACTTTTTAGCCACAGCTAGTGCTTTGAGCGGTTTGTACATTAATAACCATTACaggaacaaatttaaattgtttcattaTGGGCGACTGTCCACCTATTTACCTCTTTGTTTTTTACCATCTGCTTTTTCAATGGTATTGCACATGGAGCTTGTTTTAAAAGATGTAGTCCTACAGAAAAGAAATAGTTGTCCGGTTTGTTTAGAAATGAGAGGATCTGCTATGCAAGCTATGGTTGGATGTGCATTTCCTCTACTTTTAGCTCCTGTTGCATGCTTATCG ttggcaCATCGGTACTTCACTATTCAGATCCCGGATGTCGTGCGCGAACCAGGGCAACTACTCAAATTCATTCACGGGAAAACTAAACCCGTCGCCAACGTCCTGTTCGCCATATTCATAGGGCAAGCACTTTTGGGATCTGTTGTGACGTACTGGGAAGCACAGTCTGTAATAACGGTCAACAGAAAACTTGCACTGTTGGAGCAACAATTGGAAAACATGTAA
- the LOC138137272 gene encoding AMMECR1-like protein isoform X1 has translation MAAGCCGTKKQKLNNSSSIPSCNGTSVVPNGISNGTGMVALPEMCFFCFDVLYCHLYNLAPPKTPTFSNDAYPLFVTWKIGKDKRLRGCIGTFNAMNLQSGLREYAVTSAFKDSRFSPVTREEFPKLSVSVSILRHFEDGDDYLDWEVGVHGIRIEFINEKGNKRTATYLPEVASEQGNSNALLWPRLLIMRDVVFNQIANADAVKPGFCYVKVIYRLLNKQNIKECKIYQKKSSRIIESLILNQVEFTTGHQ, from the exons ATGGCTGCTGGGTGTTGTGGCACGAAAAAGCAAAAACTTAACAACTCCTCCAGTATTCCATCCTGCAATGGTACTTCAGTCGTGCCGAACGGCATAAGCAACGGAACGGGAATGGTGGCTCTGCCCGAGATGTGCTTCTTTTGTTTTGACGTGTTGTACTGTCATCTTTATAACCTGGCGCCACCGAAGACTCCTACCTTCAGCAACGATGCATA TCCTTTGTTCGTCACCTGGAAAATCGGGAAGGACAAGCGGCTGAGGGGTTGCATCGGGACCTTTAACGCCATGAACCTGCAGTCTGGGCTGAGGGAGTACGCCGTCACCAGTGCTTTCAAGGACTCAAGGTTCAGCCCCGTCACCCGCGAGGAGTTTCCCAAGTTGAGTGTGTCAGTGTCAATACTCAGACATTTCGAGGATGGTGATGACTACCTCGACTGGGAAGTCGGCGTTCACGGCATTCGAATCGAGTTCATCAACGAAAAGGGAAACAAAAGGACCGCGACGTACTTACCCGAAGTCGCATCTGAACAAGGTAATTCAAATGCGTTGCTTTGGCCGAGGTTATTGATTATGAGAGATGTGGTTTTTAACCAAATTGCAAATGCAGATGCCGTAAAACCAGGATTTTGTTATGTAAAAG TTATTTATCGACTGTTAAACAAGCAAAACATAAAAGAATGCAAAATATACCAAAAGAAATCTTCTCGTATCATCGAAAGCTTGATCCTAAATCAAGTGGAATTCACCACAGGACACCAATAG